In Natronococcus sp. AD-5, the genomic window AGCCACATCGAACTCGAAGACGAGATCTGGGCCCTCATGGCCGAGGGCGACATCCCGGACGACGAGGGGACGGACCGCCGCGCGGTCGTTGACGGGAAGGTGAGCGTGTCGCCGCTGACCGCACCGCACACCGTCGAGCGCCACGAGGCCATGAACGACCTCGCGGCAGCGTACACGGATTCGGGGTAGTGAGCCGAGCGCACTACGATCGTCGTCTCGCGGCTGGAGCCGGCCCCGCACCGCATCCGCCGACCTGACCCCGGTTGCACAGTGACAGCAGGTAAGTTTATCTATGAGTGGAGTTAACACACAACGAATGGGACGAACGGCGTGGCGCCGCAGGTGTCTCGCCGGTGCCGTCCGCGGCACCAGGACAGCGAGAACGGGAAGAAGCGAAGCTGTGGGTCGTTCGACCGGCCTCGGTCGATCGGTTGGGCGATCGTTGCGGATCCAGGTCGTTCTCACCTCGTGTGTCTTCGGTCATCGTCAGGCATCGTTCGACGAACGTCTCCGGAAACCTACCTGGATCCTGTCGATCATGGACCACCGCGACACGCACGAACGGTCTGACGCCAACGAACGCCGGCATTGGTGGCCGAGGAGGTGGTGACGTGGGCGCCAGCGACGGGACCTCTCCGAACGAGCGTACCAGCTTCGCGACGACCTTCGAATGGGAGGGAGCCGTCGGAGACGCGAAGGACCTCCACGACGCGTACGAGTCCGCACTCGAGAAATTCGCCCAGTTCGAGCAGAAAAACGCCGACAAGATACTGCTCTGGTCGGTCATCAGGGAGCTCCTCGTCGAATCGGAGACGGAAGAGGACGTCGACGTCGACGACCTGTTCAAGGCGCTCGGGATGCCTTCGGGCGACGGTCGACCCGTCGCTACGAGAATCGACGACGATTTGAAAATCGAGCGCGCGATTGGGTTACTCACCCGGGGGGCGAGCGTCCAGTCAGCAATCAACCTCGTGAACGCGACGTCCCCCTCGGGCGCGTCGTTCGTGCAGTTCGGACGCGCGTACGTCATTCGGCAGGTCGCGATCGACGTGCGGGCCTACGAATTGATTCGGTTTCTGAAGACCGGAGACTCCGACGCGAAGACGTCGTCACTCGAGGCGCTGACGGCCCTCGGGCCTGCCGACCTCGGCTTCGGCAACGACTTCTACGCGAAGTTCACCCGGTATCCGTACGTCCACCAGGTGGCCATCGCGAAGCGACTCACGGGCGACCTGGACAAGTGCAACGTCGGCCGCGAGTTCCTGGCCGACCTCTTCGAGTACCGGCGCGAGGCGATCTTCGACCCATTCGGGTTCGTCCCTCCCCTCCCCATCCTGGGGGAGGACAACGGATACCACCCGGATGGCGTCTTCATCGACGACGTGCGGCCGCCTGAAGTCGAGCCCCTTCCGTTCAACAGAGAAACCGTCAGCGTCCTCGTCAAAGACCTGGACGGACTCGAGCCGTACTACACGAGCGACTTCCGCCTTCGAGTCACCGACGAGGCGAACGAGGCCGCCGTTTCGTTCGGGACGTGCCTGGGCGAGTTGCACGCACAGTTGCTGCCCGGCCTCGGGTACTTCTACGGGACGCGGATCAACGACGACGCGTACATGGGTGGGGTCACCACCGGTCGTAACGAGCCTCCAATTCAGGTGTTTCTGGAGTTCACGCTGGGTGTCGTCTCGGTCTACGCGACCGACGCACTCCTGCGGGACGTCGTCGGGAAGATCGACGGCGGCCTCGGTCCGGACGGCTGGGCGCACGATCCCCTGGAGCGGTATCGCACCACCGGCGAGTTCTCTCTCAAGGACGTCACAAACCTCGCCGCCGTCATCGCGAGCGGCGGTGACACGTTCTTCAACACGCTCAAGCTCCGTGGGTCGTCACTGACGACGACCTTGAAGGGGGTCCTGTCCATCTTGGTGACGCTCCAGCTACTCACGAACTTCGACGATATCGGTCGGCTGGACGCCGCCGCCAGACTAGACCTCGCCATGAACGTGGCCGGGGCGTTCGCCGACCTCGGGGGCATCGTGGCACTCAAGTTCAGGCAGTTGGGTTTCTACGCCAATCTCGCCAGCGTCGCACTGAACGGCCTGGCCGCTATATTCAACATCCTGCAGATGGTCAAGGAGTTCGCCGAGGGAGACGACGCCGGAATCGGCTACGGTATGTCGGCCGTCGGGGCGGGCATCTTCGTCGGATTCTCCCTCTACGCGAAGTCGGCGACGGCTGCGGGGGCCGCGAAGGCCGGGGTCTCGGCGCTCGCGGCTGGGTTCTGGCTGACGATCGCCGTGTTGCTGATCGTCGGCGGGACGATCCTCGCCATCTACCTCCAGGACGGACCGTTCGAGGAGTGGCTGGAGAAGACGTACTTCGGGACCGGCTGGAGCGGGCTGGATGCCGTCGACTTCGTCGATCCCTCGCCTGTAAACGGGACGTACGGCTACAAGAACGTGGTTCCCGCGGCCGAGGGCTACGGCGTCGGGACCGACGGTGGGAACTTCGTTCGGCAGGTTTCGACGCTGATCAGCGACTCCCGGTCCCTCCGCATCACGAGGATGGATATCGGAAAGGAGGGACGAGACGGGGAAAATCACTGGCGTGGCCACTTCACGATCGAACCGAAGAACGACCAGATCCTGGCGGACGGACACCTATTTCTCCGACCGATCCCGGTCTACGAGCGGAGCGGCCACCGGGTTGCCCCGGGACAGTTCAGGTACGCCGACCCCGTCTCCGATAGCTGTATCCACCGTTTCAGTCTCACCGACGACGAGGACACCGTCTCTCTCGAGTCGAAAACCGACATCAGCGTCGAGTTCCCGGCGTTTCGGGCCGGGCTCGAAGCCTTCAACCTCCACTGGCTGCTCGAAGCCATGGGCGAGCACAGGGAAGCGGACTTCGGTACCGGCCACATCGACCTGGAGATCGTCGACGTCGAACGCGAGACGAATGACGACGACGAGGAAGTGATCAAGAAGTGGGAAGCGAAGCTGTGGGACACGTCCTCGTTCGATCCCGACGCGTGGACGCCGCCTGACAGCGTGGACGCCATCTTCGGCCTTCCGGGGAGCGGATCGGGTTCGAACACGTACTACGTCGAGCTCATCTACGTGCCGCCGAAGCTGGCGCGAGCGATGCGGTCGGACGGGACGTTCTGGTTCCGCGCCGAAGAGCTCCCGACGGTCACTCGCACGCGCCGAAGCATCAGACGCCAGGACGGGAGCGGGTTCTTCTAATGAGTCGACGGGCGGACGCCAGCCGGTTCAGTACCCAAGAGCGTCTCCTCCTCGAACTGGCACGCGTCGTCGAGCCGCTCGAGGCTGCGGTAGCTGGCAGCACGGTGGGAATGTCGACGTTCCTCGACCGAACGGGACTCGGCCGGACGCTGCTCGACGAGGAGGCAGAGACGATCCGCCGGACCATCGAGGACGACGTCGGCGACGGGCTGGCGAGGATACGGACCGAACTATTCGACCCGATTCGAGCGGGCGAGGACGTTTCGGCAGGCGACCTCGACTACCCGGCGCTGCTCGCCGCCGTCGGCGACGTCTACGCAGGGATCGGCGACCTTCGCCGACTGGAGTTCCAGAACGTCGACGCCGAGACTGTCGCAGACCGTGTCTTCGATTACCTGCTCGTGCGATACCTGGACCGGTACCATCGCGACGTCCACGACGCGCTGGCCCTGCTGAGGGCCGTCGACGAGGGACCGCCCCCGTCGTTCGACGTCGACCGGATCCTCGCCGGGCTACGGGAGCCGACGCGCCTTCCCGAGGAAGTGTTCGGCTGGGGAACGGACGAGTTCACGGGGTTCCTGGCGCTTTACTACGTCCACGAGCTGTGTTGGCGGTTCAGCCTGCCGGCGACGCTCTCGGACCCACCGGTCGAGGTCCTCGAGGACCTGCTCGAACGGGACGTCGAGGAGACGGAAGTCGAACGAGAACTCCAGATCCCTGTGTTGAGCGTCATCGACGACCGGGGAACCGCGACCGTCGGCGTCCGCGTCGTCCCCCTCCCCGGGAAGACGGCGAACGCCCTCCCTGGCCTCGCAGTCATTCCCTTTGGCGTGACCGGCGCGTCGGAGTCGGTCGACGTCGGCGACGGCTGGACGTTCAACGTCGAGAGCAGCGCCGAACAGACCGACTGGGGTATCGGCGTGTGGCCGGACGACCAATCGGGCAGCTCCCGCACCGAGATGATCGGGAAGGGCGAACTCCCGCCGGAGGTCGTCACGACCGCCTCGCTCACGTACGACGGGTCGGTCACTGACTACGACGAGAAACCGCTCCTCGGCGACCCGGACGGCAGCCGGATCGCGGTGCGGTACGCGGAGCTGAACGGGTCCATCGAGTTCGAGGACGGCGAGGCGATCTTCCGCGTTACACTCCCCGCACGGGGGACACTCGCGGTCGACCCCGAGGCCGTCGACGACTTCCTCGCGTCGGTCCTCCCGGCACGCGGCCTCGTCTACGACTTCGACGTGACCGTCGGCTGGTCGTCGAATCGGGGGCTGTTCTTCGAACGTGGGAGCGGCCTCGAGGTATCGCTTCCGCAACATCGGCGCGTCGGGCCGGTCCGCCTCACCGAACTCTATCTCGGCGTCGTCGCCAGCGAGGACGCAGACAAGGTGCGCCTGGAAGGGTCGGCGTCGGCGGACGTCGAGTTGGGACCGGTCACCGGGACGATCACGCGGACCGGCGTCGCCGCGGACGTGCAATTTCCCGAGGACCGCGACGGAAACCTCGGGCCAATCGACCTCGACGTCGGGGTCGAACCCCCCGACGGGATCGGCATCTCGATCGACACCGGCGTCGTCACCGGCGGCGGGTTCCTCCGGTTCGATCCCGATCGGGAGCGCTACGCCGGCGTCGTCCAGCTCCAGGTCGGCGACCTCGCGCTCAACGCGGTCGGGTTGCTGACGACGCGCCTGCCCGACGGGAGCGAGGGCTTCTCGCTTCTGGTCCTGGTCGCCGGCGAGTTCACGCCCGTCCGACTCGGGCTGGGCTTTACGTTGAACGGCGTCGGCGGGCTCTTCGGCGTCAACCGGACGGTGCACTCGGCCGCGCTCGGAGACGCCGTCCGCCGGGGCTCGCTCGACTCCATCCTGTTCCCCGAGGATCCGGTCGCGAACGCGACGCGGATCGTCAGCGACCTCGGGGAGGTGTTCCCGCCGAAACGCGACCACCACGTCTTCGGGCCCATGGCGAAGATCGCCTGGGGTACCCCGCCGCTCGTCACCGCCGACCTCGGCCTCGTCGTCCAGTTACCGTCCTCGACCGTGACCGTCCTCGGGCGCGTCAACGCGACGCTGCCGGCCC contains:
- a CDS encoding DUF6603 domain-containing protein; the encoded protein is MSRRADASRFSTQERLLLELARVVEPLEAAVAGSTVGMSTFLDRTGLGRTLLDEEAETIRRTIEDDVGDGLARIRTELFDPIRAGEDVSAGDLDYPALLAAVGDVYAGIGDLRRLEFQNVDAETVADRVFDYLLVRYLDRYHRDVHDALALLRAVDEGPPPSFDVDRILAGLREPTRLPEEVFGWGTDEFTGFLALYYVHELCWRFSLPATLSDPPVEVLEDLLERDVEETEVERELQIPVLSVIDDRGTATVGVRVVPLPGKTANALPGLAVIPFGVTGASESVDVGDGWTFNVESSAEQTDWGIGVWPDDQSGSSRTEMIGKGELPPEVVTTASLTYDGSVTDYDEKPLLGDPDGSRIAVRYAELNGSIEFEDGEAIFRVTLPARGTLAVDPEAVDDFLASVLPARGLVYDFDVTVGWSSNRGLFFERGSGLEVSLPQHRRVGPVRLTELYLGVVASEDADKVRLEGSASADVELGPVTGTITRTGVAADVQFPEDRDGNLGPIDLDVGVEPPDGIGISIDTGVVTGGGFLRFDPDRERYAGVVQLQVGDLALNAVGLLTTRLPDGSEGFSLLVLVAGEFTPVRLGLGFTLNGVGGLFGVNRTVHSAALGDAVRRGSLDSILFPEDPVANATRIVSDLGEVFPPKRDHHVFGPMAKIAWGTPPLVTADLGLVVQLPSSTVTVLGRVNATLPAQVDEPLVDLTVNVAGQVVPDEQRAAFDASLTDSRVGTWTASGDAALRSRWGDRPWFLLAVGGVNPRYDPPTDLPDLDRISITGTPPTGFPRLEIEGYVALTSNTAQTGADVWLQASAGPATVTGEIGFDALFQFDPFEFVVDFAATVAVEVYGKGLSLGLDGTVSGPSPWRVTGTIHIDLWFTDISASVNVSVGAERPREPLPSTQVMPQLVSAFENPDNWTAQRPAGGQSVVSLRDVDADGQVLAHPLGRLGVRQTVVPLDFELDRVGNTRPGDFTRFSIDEIAIEGPDGEPSPLAVERTLREHFAPAQYERLTDAEKLSRPAFEQLPAGREVTPDGVFYGAETSVDLAANARTTTLTYETSVVDERRDVRSEELAALGSFASEADAVVSIPARTADALADVSAVARAETRTTGAARFRHRERPSGPAGPDGSTVLESAPSTPGEAVLSGPVSMDDAGYVVARTADLAPTAIGSLDERPRTMGRTEAEQALERHLANHPADEGDLRVVEASAVRGMDRSAADDRPGASLSAAGLQR